In a genomic window of Paramecium tetraurelia macronuclear, complete genome:
- a CDS encoding Serine/threonine protein kinase tousled-like codes for MHQQLPPEQLDRLICLEARIHKKSKEEIIQEQYLQTEKNKQNDENDNNQPNTDSNKKPEDLKCSNQSEISPDNIVISQVMSPVHKKTNYVSKNSQQKKKKKTKETQQKDITQYLQAQKKQLKVTKGEQKLIEYTIQDSPFKNKTTIPNDHAIEQQLKEKQNKIVIQEIRIKELETLNCELKETISTLTDQHSKMQEVLKLLAIDNEKLKKQQLQIQIKNNRFRLGEFNLQREKINVIDVWIEGQEIKDAREQAKNLENTKQDLENKKKNPKNKDEAEIRAINVKLNFIAKEEQLIQEKIDRLETEKVLHIKQMKRLYEEEHARFTKNNDYPLIGSRYQILSLLGKGGFSEVYKAFDLQDFKEVACKIHQLNSNWSDHAKQNYIRHAIRENGVHKELNHQNIVKLYDSVEIDKTSFCTVLELCDGPDLSYYIKRYKSFPEKEAKLLIFQIISAIKYLNNHKNKIIHYDLKPQNILFHQNDLKISDFGLCKVLEDDNSKLQLTSQGVGTYWYLPPECFHMGDQPPSISSKVDIWSIGVIFFEMLFGQKPFGQGLSQEKILKEQIIIKSQTVTFPQKPVISNECKEFIRGCLAYNQVDRLDVHQAFNHPYFLKKQY; via the exons atgcaTCAATAATTACCGCCAGAATAACTAGATAGACTCATATGTTTAGAAGCCAGAATACATAAGAAATCAAAGGAGGAGATCATCTAAGAATAATATCTGCAAACCgagaaaaacaaataaaatgatgagaATGATAATAATCAACCAAATACCGATTCTAATAAAAAGCCAGAGGATTTGAAATGTTCCAATTAGAGTGAGATTTCACCTGACAACATTGTTATTTCTTAGGTTATGAGTCCAGTTCACAAGAAAACCAATTATGTGAGCAAGAATTCCTAgtagaaaaaaaagaaaaaaactAAGGAAACCCAATAAAAAgat attactCAATATTTGCAAgcataaaagaaataattaaaagtcaCAAAAGGCGAACAGAAACTCATTGAGTACACAATACAAGATTCTCCATTCAAGAACAAGACTACTATACCAAATGACCATGCCATTGAATAGCAACTCAAAGAAAAGCAGAACAAAATTGTCATCTAAGAGATACGAATCAAAGAGCTGGAGACATTGAATTGTGAATTAAAGGAGACAATTTCT ACTCTCACAGATCAACATTCTAAAATGCAAGAAGTACTGAAATTATTAGCCATCGATAatgaaaaactaaaaaaacaataattacaaatacaaattaaaaataatcgcTTTAGATTGGGAGAGTTCAATCTTTAAAGAGAGAAGATAAACGTTATTGATGTTTGGATTGAAGGCTAAGAGATCAAAGATGCAAGGGAACAAGCCAAAAACCTTGAAAATACTAAGTAGGacttagaaaataaaaagaaaaatccAAAGAATAAAGACGAGGCTGAAATAAGGGCAATCAATgtcaaattgaattttatagcAAAGGAAGAACAATTGATACAAGAAAAGATCGATAGGTTGGAGACTGAGAAGGTCTTACACATCAAGTAGATGAAACGATTGTATGAAGAGGAACATGCCAGATTTACCAAGAATAATGATTATCCATTAATTGGAtcaagatattaaatattgtcaTTATTAGGTAAAGGCGGATTCAGCGAAGTTTATAAA gcATTCGATTTATAAGACTTTAAAGAAGTTGCATgtaaaatacattaattgaattctaattGGTCTGACCATgctaaatagaattatattcGACATGCAATTAGAGAGAATGGTGTGCATAAAGAgcttaatcattaaaatatcgTTAAACTCTATGATTCTGTTGAAATAGATAAGACTTCATTTTGCACTGTTTTGGAATTGTGTGATGGACCAGACTTATCTTACTATATTAAGAGATATAAATCATTTCCAGAGAAGGAAGCCAAGTTATTGATATTTCAGATCATTTCAGCCATTAAATACCTAAATAATCACAAGAACAAGATAATACATTATGACCTGAAACCATAGAATATCTTGTTTCATTAAAACGATTTGAAAATCTCAGATTTCGGGTTGTGCAAAGTCTTAGAGGATgacaattctaaattataattaacatCCCAAGGCGTTGGAACCTATTGGTACTTGCCTCCGGAATGTTTTCATATGGGCGATTAGCCTCCTAGCATTTCAAGCAAAGTTGATATTTGGAGCATTGGAGTCATCTTCTTTGAAATGCTGTTTGGATAAAAACCGTTTGGATAGGGATTGAGTTAGGAGAAGATATTGAAAGAATAG attattataaaatcataaacaGTCACTTTCCCATAGAAACCTGTAATATCAAATGAGTGCAAAGAGTTTATTCGAGGGTGTTTAGCTTACAATTAGGTTGATCGATTAGATGTACATTAAGCTTTTAATCATCCGTACTTTCTTAAAAAACagtattga